The sequence ATGGTCGCCTAATTGCCATTTTCTCACGATAAAAAACAAAGCTGTCAATGCTGGAAAAATACCGAAGATTACGCAGCCAATCAGACTGAATACGATCATCAATCCATTTAAGTAAGCCATTCTCAGTATAAAGACACTAGCGTAATAAAGTCGTTCCACCGATATCTCCTCCCTACTCTTTTACCGAACCTAATGTAATGCCGTGAATAAAGTAACGCTGGAGAAATGGATAAACGAGCAGAACAGGAATCATCGCGATAAATATTTTGGCTGCATCCAACGTTCGATTGGATAATTCACTTAAACGTTTATATTGATCCTCTGTCATCGTTGATGGGTCAACAGAGACGACTAACTGCTGGATATACGTCTGCAACGGATAAAATTCCTCTCTAGTCATGAAAATCAAACCGTAGAGAAATTCGTTCCAATGATAAACAATGCTGAATAGCGAAATGGTTGCAAGAACGGGTACAGATAATGGAATAAAAACCTTCGTTAAAATATACCAAGGGCCAGCACCGTCGACCAAGGCCGCTTCTTCTAATGACGAAGGCAGGTTCCGAAAGAAGTTAATCGTTAAAATTATATTAAAGACAATTGTTTGTGCCCCGCCGACCAGCACGAGCGCCCAAATACTGTTCATCAGACCGTATGCCTTGATGGTCAAATATAACGGAATTAAACCGCCATTGAATAGCATCGTAAAGATCAAAGTCCACATCAGGACATTGCGACCTTTAAAATCTTTAACTGTTTTCGATAACGGGTACGCCATTAATGGCACAATAATAAAATTTAATCCGGCACCTAACACAACCCGCTGAACCGAAATCCAAAACGATTTAAAAAACTGACTATCCTGTAACAGCTGTTGATAGGAATTGAAATTAAAATCAACCGGCCATAATCCGACAGCCCCTGCTGCTGCCGCTGATTTCGAACTTAATGATAATGCCAAGGTATACCACAATGGCAATATACACGTGATGGCGATCACCACTAGTATAATAATTAGAATGATATCAACCATTTTTGAAGAAAACGTCTTACTCTTAAACATATCCATCCTCCTTCCTTAGAAAATCCGGTAATTCGTAAATCGATAAGCGAGATAGTAGGATAAACTGATCAACATAAAGCCTGCTACTGATTTTAATAGTCCTACTGCAGTCGCTAATTCATATTGCAAATTCAATAAGCCAGCACGATACACCCAAGTGTCGATAATATCCCCACTTGAATACACTAGCGGATTATATAAGTTAAAAATTTGATCAAACCCTGCATTCAGCACGTTTCCTAGACTCAATACCGCTAACAAGACAGCAGTTGTCCGGATGCCAGGCAATGTGACATGCCATAACAGCCGCAGCCGGGACGCGCCATCAATACTCGCCGCTTCATATAATGCAGGATTTATGCCGGTTAATGCCGCTAAGTAAATGATGGTATTGAAACCAAATTCCTTCCAGACATCACTGCCGACAACAAGGAACGGAAATAAATCAGCCCTGCCAAAAAACAAAACCGGATCGATACCAAACATAGCTAATAACTGATTAATCGGTCCACCGTAGGCAAAAATATCGAGCAGCACGCCACCTAGAATAACCCATGACAGAAAGTGTGGTAAGTATACGATCGTCTGAATCGACCGTTTTAGCCCCATGTACCTTACTTCATTCAGCATTAACGCAAATACGAGTGGTACAATGAGGTTACCGACAATTTTCATAATGGCTATATAAATCGTATTGAAAAAAACATTCATCGTATCATTGAGCTCAAACATATAGCGAAATGTTTCCAGACCGACGAATTCTGATCCAAATACACCTAGACCCGGATTATAATTCTGAAACGCGATCACGATCCCGAACATCGGCACAATACTAAATAAAATTAACCATATAAAGCCGGGTAAGAGCATCAAATAATAATGTTTAGCAAATCCTTTCGTTCTCATGTCCAGGTACTCCTTTCATAAAAAGGCGCCGTATATCCGACGCCTTTGCTCCCATTTATCACGGTGCTAACCGTCTGTATGACTCCCACTTCAAGCTTCGATTATCACAAAGAGGCTAAGTGGGAGTAAACAGACGCTAATACCCTGATAAGTTTCGCTAATGATCAGCAGTGGTCAACCCACCCCACTGATCAAAGTCTCACTTTATTTAGCTACTACGTCTGCTACTTCTTCTGTAATTTGCTCGCCACCTTGATTGTTCCAGTCTTCTACAAACTGATCAAAGGCATCTAAGGATTCGGTACCCATTATTATTTTCAGGAAGGTTTCATCTTCTATTTTTTTCAAGTTGACCCAGCGATCCTCCATCGTTTTCGTTTGAGAATAGATCACGCTCTTGACGCCATTAATCTCTGTATCCACTAACGGTGCAGTTCCTACTAAGGCAGAATACGCTCTCGTCCATTGCCCTAAATTCGCTTGTGGATCCCAATACTCGATATCCATGTTGTCGTATGGCTCCAGTTTGATCTCATGAATATGATCGACATCTGACTTTAACAGTTTATAGGCTGGCATATCATAGAAATCTTCTGGTTCCTTCGTTCCTGCCAATACTTCACGTAACGCAACCGTTGTTACTTCCATCTCATCTGCCGGTGCATATACGAGACGCAACGGATAGAATCCAGGACCACCGATGCTTGGATCAAATTCAGACTCATTTGCTAATAAATTATTTAAAATCTTCATCGCAGCTTCAGGATGTTCGTAATCTTTTCGCACGACTACAAATTGCGTCGTCGTTGTGCTTAGATGCGGGGTATATTCTCCATTCGCATCCAGTGGCAGTGCATAAGATTGCCAGTTCGCATCAGGATTGTTTGTCACGGCATCTGTCAGTGGACCATATGGCATCCAGAAAGGACCAAAGAACATTCCTGTATTTCCACTAATCACCGATTCACCGGAATCTTCTCTTACACCAATTTCCGGATCGATCAGCCCTTCACTGTACATATCTCGCAAAAACGACAACGCTTCTTTTGTTTCAGGTAATGTTGATCCATAGACAAGCTCACCATCTTCCCCTTCAAGCCAGTACCCTGGATAAGCATGCAAGGCAGAAAAGATCCCATCAAACCCATATAAATTATTGGTTGATTCTAAAAAGTTTGCATACAATTTGTTGGAAGTATCTGGTCCGGCTAAACCAATCGTATCGTCTTGCCCATTGCCATCCGGATCTTCTTCTACAAATGCCTTTGCGACCTTTTTCAAATCATCAAGCGTTTTTGGTGGCTCAAGGCCAAGTTCATCTAACCAGTCTTGTCTGATCCAAAGGTTATGAACACCGTCTGCACTAGCCTGGGAATTAGGAATTGCCATGATCTTGCCATCAAATGTGACATTTTCTAGTGCTACCCCGCCAGAACTGTCGATAATCTCTTTAATAGCTGGTGATGCATAATTCTCGTACACATCGGTTAAATCGGCAATTTGATCAGCCTCGACTAATTGCCTTAATTCAACAGGACCCACTACCATCGCATCCGGCAAATCGTTGCTGGCAATCGCTAAACTTACCTTCTGATCGTAGTTGGAAGGAGAGGCGGTAAAAGCATGCTCGACTTCAATATTCAGATTTTCTTTCACATGTCGTGTGTATTGATTATCGAGCGGTGTGTCACCGTCCTGTAAGCTCGTGTCACTCGGATCTACTTCCTGACCAATAGCAATTGTGATCGTCTCTTCATATACCCCAAATGGATCCGCTGGCTCAGAAGGTGTGTCAGATGATGGATCCTTATCCTCCGTTTCATCCTTACTGGCATCCTCATTCGAACAAGCAGTGAACAGCAAAATAAATAATAATAAAAAAAAGATCTTCTTTAACATCATTTCCCCTCTTTTCTATTTATTTTTGATCATAGCCTCATCATATCACGAATGAAAACGCATTCAATAAGAGGGATGTTTTCAATAAAAGGGGGGAAATGTTTTGTTTCATTCACTTCACATACTTCAGAAACAACATTTCCCACACTAGAAGGAAACATCCTTCTCCCTTTTATCACGGATGATAACTTTCTGATAAGTTTCACTAGCAATCAGCGGGGTCAATCCCCCCCCACTGATTGAAGTCTCACTTTATGCCATTTTCGATATTCGCTTGGCAATTGCCCCGTCGATTTGCGAAACATTTTACTAAAATATTTGATGTCCGAATAGCCGACTTTTTCTGAAATGACACCGACTTTCTCCTTTGTGTAGATCAAATAATCCTTTGCTTTATTAATCCTGGCAATCCTGACATATTCATGAAACGTCTCTCCGACAATATCCTTAAAGCAGGTGGAAAAATAACTCCTGCTCATGTTCACCTGTAACGCAACGTCTTGAGCAGTTAATGGTGAAGCCAGCTCTTTCTCAATTATGGAAACTGCCTTTAAAATACATTGATTGGTCTCAACAGAATAAGTCGGACTAAATACGGTCGTATACATTTGACGCTGGACCTGGTACATCCACGCCTCGATATCACACCAAGCATTAACAGGATGAGGAGCTGTGATGTCCGTCGGAAATATATCTCGGTAAAGCCGCTTGCTTTCACTAACGAACCATTGGAAGAGCTCCTGCAATTGTGCGCTTGGCAGGGCAGCTTGATATAACGCTCCAAGCAACTCGTGGACGGCTTCTTGATCCGTCAGCCATTCCCATGACAGTAATTGTGCTTTCCATTGATCCATTTCCTGATCTGTTATTGCTTCGAATACTGGCAGTTGCTGATAAGCTTTTGACGTTAGCCGTTTTGTCTCTGATACTTCATAGAAGAGCAGCTGCTGCAAATTCGTAGCTCTTAGATCCAATCTGTGTGATGATTTTTCGGGATAGATAAGTACGACAGGTGGCAAATTTCCCTTCCATGCAGATAAATGATGATGCATGTCTGCTGATGACATGGCCTGCTGGTCAATGACAAGTGCAACGTCTTCCAAGGCATACATTTGATCCTGAGGGATTTGAGCTTCCAACACCTCATATACAAGCTGTGGCTGGTATGAGAGAATCAAATAACCGTTGCGGAAAGATGGTGAAGATGGCTGTTTAACACCGTGTCTAGTCTGCGTTTCCTGTACAATTCTATCCTGAATCCGAACAAGAATATTGTCCATATCTGTCCCATCGAGCTCAATTTTTGCTATATAATCAATCGCACCCAATCGCATCGCTTCTTGAATATATTCAAAATCCTGATGTAAGGAAAGCACCACGACAAATATGTCCGGATACTGTTGCCGCAGAACGCGAATTAGTTCGATCCCGGACATTACCGGCATCGCCAAATCCGTGATCACTAAATCGACCGCATGCTGTTCGATAAAGTCCAGGGCCACTTTACCGTTCTTGGCATCCCCAACCACTTCCATATCAAAATCATGCCACCTGAAAGCAGAAATAAAGCTTTTTCGCACTAACTTGTCATCCTCGACGATCAATACGTTAATCACGCCTTCTCCCCCTTTATATATGGTATTCGTAATGTTACAACCGTCCCTTTTCCGACAAGACTGGCTATCTCCATCCTGGCATCAGCACCGTACGTCCTTTCCAGCACTCGCTTGACATAGTTTAATCCAATGCCCATCCCTTGATTGGTCTGCTTAATGGTCTGCTTATGCAACAGCTCTTCCACTTGTTGTGGTGTCATTCCTTTGCCATCATCGGCAATGTCTATGACGAGCTGTAACCTCTCCAGTTTTACTGTAATCGAAATCGTGCCTTCATCTACTAACCCATGATACAAAGCATTTTCAACAATTGGTTGCAAAATGAAGCGGGGTAAAGGTGCTTGTAATACTTCTTCTTTTACAAAGAGCGACGTCTCAAATTCAAAATCATATCTTATTTGCTGTAACACTAAGTATTGCTGCATGGACTCCAATTCGTCTTGTAAGGTGGAGAGTATCCCCAGTTTCCCCATATTGTAATGGAGCAGTTTATTTAATGACGTTAACAGACTGGTAAGCTCCTGTTTATCACCAGAAATCGCCAGCCATTTTGCCGTATCCAATGTGTTCATTAAAAAATGTGGATTGATCTGATGTTTTAACTTTTCCACTTCCAAATCAGCACGCATTCTTTCTTTTTTCTCAATCTCATGGATTAATGCGACAATCTGGCCTCTCATATCTCGAAAATGATCAATTAAATCTACGAATTCTGGTATTTTCGTATTTACAACCTCTGAATGAAAATTATTATCTCCCATTAATTTAATCTCGTGACGGAATTCATTCATTGGTTTGTATAATGTCTTCCATAATAACCAGGACACCAAGAGGCTGATAAGTACAAATAAAATCGCAATATACAGCATAAGAATAGCCCATTGATTCATTTCCTGGTTGTATTCGGCAATTGGAATTAAAGCGACAATACTCCATCCTTTTTTCGTAGATTCCTCGAACCAGTAGAATCCATTCTGTTTTCCAAAGCCTTGTTTGTTACTGGGAAACGTACTGTTTCGCGGAAATGTGGCATTCTCACTGTATATAATGTTATGATTCTCATCCAGCATCATGTAATTGGCATTATTCATCACACTGCCAACTTCCAATAAATCATTGGTAAAATCCAGATTGGACTCCAAATAAATATATATCTGGTCCGAAAAACGGACATCTAATTGTCGTGAAGTGGATAGCACATAATTATCTTTGTATTTTTCCATACTGATATGCGGCCCATAGGTATGCATGTTATATCCCTCAGCCAGCAATGGATCATGACTGAGCGAGAATTCCTGCTTGACCCCATAATTATAAAAAAGGTAATGATCCTGCTGTTTGTTATACAGTAAAGACAGACCAATCCCGGGGTTACTGAAAGTAATAACATTAATCTCGTTTTTGATATCTTCATACATTTTGACTCTATCGAAGGACGGCGGATATTGTAAGTAGTTTTCCAGTTTATAGCCGATATTTTCTGAAAAAGCAATTTGCTGGGCTACATAATTCAGGTCATCAACCGTGTCCTCAATAGAAAGTCGTATTTGTCTCAGATTGCTGCTGAACGTATCATGTAATTTATTAGTCAAAATATTCGACATTGCCTGATAGGAAATAATGATGGTACACATGAGTAGCAAAAAAGTACTTATCGCAAAGACGAGCGAAATCCGATTTTTTAAGCTGATATTATCAAATGAGAAAGGACTTTTCATGGTGTATCACCTCCTTTTTATAAAACGCTTACATTAAAACGCAAAAATCATGGAGTCTGCCTCCATGTTTCATGATACCACCAATAACTAACTTACTGCAGGTTTTCTATTTCCTCTTTGACAGCATCCGTAATGAAAAAATCACGATTGTTATGCGCTTCTCCTTGATCATGATTTTTCAAATATTGTACTGCCTGTTGCATTTTTTCGTATGTTTGGATCGCCTCTTGTGCATAAAATGATTGATTCGTATCTGATGCCAATTCGGCTGATAAAAAAATAATGGCATAATAAATCGATGTATCATAACGATCTAGTGTTAGCGCTTTTTGGTAATAAGAGAGCGCTAGTTCACGTTGCTGATCTGTTTCTAGAATTTTCCCTGCCTGGTACCAGACTTGTGCATTCATTGGCTCGGTTCTCACCAATCCTGCCGCCTGTTTCGACGATGTACGTAACTCGAGCCAGTAGTTTTTTTGATACGGATTAAGGGCAATCGCTCGTGATGGTGTATCTGGATTGATTTTTTCTG is a genomic window of Gracilibacillus salinarum containing:
- a CDS encoding extracellular solute-binding protein, with product MLKKIFFLLLFILLFTACSNEDASKDETEDKDPSSDTPSEPADPFGVYEETITIAIGQEVDPSDTSLQDGDTPLDNQYTRHVKENLNIEVEHAFTASPSNYDQKVSLAIASNDLPDAMVVGPVELRQLVEADQIADLTDVYENYASPAIKEIIDSSGGVALENVTFDGKIMAIPNSQASADGVHNLWIRQDWLDELGLEPPKTLDDLKKVAKAFVEEDPDGNGQDDTIGLAGPDTSNKLYANFLESTNNLYGFDGIFSALHAYPGYWLEGEDGELVYGSTLPETKEALSFLRDMYSEGLIDPEIGVREDSGESVISGNTGMFFGPFWMPYGPLTDAVTNNPDANWQSYALPLDANGEYTPHLSTTTTQFVVVRKDYEHPEAAMKILNNLLANESEFDPSIGGPGFYPLRLVYAPADEMEVTTVALREVLAGTKEPEDFYDMPAYKLLKSDVDHIHEIKLEPYDNMDIEYWDPQANLGQWTRAYSALVGTAPLVDTEINGVKSVIYSQTKTMEDRWVNLKKIEDETFLKIIMGTESLDAFDQFVEDWNNQGGEQITEEVADVVAK
- a CDS encoding carbohydrate ABC transporter permease, which produces MFKSKTFSSKMVDIILIIILVVIAITCILPLWYTLALSLSSKSAAAAGAVGLWPVDFNFNSYQQLLQDSQFFKSFWISVQRVVLGAGLNFIIVPLMAYPLSKTVKDFKGRNVLMWTLIFTMLFNGGLIPLYLTIKAYGLMNSIWALVLVGGAQTIVFNIILTINFFRNLPSSLEEAALVDGAGPWYILTKVFIPLSVPVLATISLFSIVYHWNEFLYGLIFMTREEFYPLQTYIQQLVVSVDPSTMTEDQYKRLSELSNRTLDAAKIFIAMIPVLLVYPFLQRYFIHGITLGSVKE
- a CDS encoding sensor histidine kinase; this translates as MKSPFSFDNISLKNRISLVFAISTFLLLMCTIIISYQAMSNILTNKLHDTFSSNLRQIRLSIEDTVDDLNYVAQQIAFSENIGYKLENYLQYPPSFDRVKMYEDIKNEINVITFSNPGIGLSLLYNKQQDHYLFYNYGVKQEFSLSHDPLLAEGYNMHTYGPHISMEKYKDNYVLSTSRQLDVRFSDQIYIYLESNLDFTNDLLEVGSVMNNANYMMLDENHNIIYSENATFPRNSTFPSNKQGFGKQNGFYWFEESTKKGWSIVALIPIAEYNQEMNQWAILMLYIAILFVLISLLVSWLLWKTLYKPMNEFRHEIKLMGDNNFHSEVVNTKIPEFVDLIDHFRDMRGQIVALIHEIEKKERMRADLEVEKLKHQINPHFLMNTLDTAKWLAISGDKQELTSLLTSLNKLLHYNMGKLGILSTLQDELESMQQYLVLQQIRYDFEFETSLFVKEEVLQAPLPRFILQPIVENALYHGLVDEGTISITVKLERLQLVIDIADDGKGMTPQQVEELLHKQTIKQTNQGMGIGLNYVKRVLERTYGADARMEIASLVGKGTVVTLRIPYIKGEKA
- a CDS encoding ABC transporter permease, whose protein sequence is MRTKGFAKHYYLMLLPGFIWLILFSIVPMFGIVIAFQNYNPGLGVFGSEFVGLETFRYMFELNDTMNVFFNTIYIAIMKIVGNLIVPLVFALMLNEVRYMGLKRSIQTIVYLPHFLSWVILGGVLLDIFAYGGPINQLLAMFGIDPVLFFGRADLFPFLVVGSDVWKEFGFNTIIYLAALTGINPALYEAASIDGASRLRLLWHVTLPGIRTTAVLLAVLSLGNVLNAGFDQIFNLYNPLVYSSGDIIDTWVYRAGLLNLQYELATAVGLLKSVAGFMLISLSYYLAYRFTNYRIF
- a CDS encoding response regulator transcription factor produces the protein MINVLIVEDDKLVRKSFISAFRWHDFDMEVVGDAKNGKVALDFIEQHAVDLVITDLAMPVMSGIELIRVLRQQYPDIFVVVLSLHQDFEYIQEAMRLGAIDYIAKIELDGTDMDNILVRIQDRIVQETQTRHGVKQPSSPSFRNGYLILSYQPQLVYEVLEAQIPQDQMYALEDVALVIDQQAMSSADMHHHLSAWKGNLPPVVLIYPEKSSHRLDLRATNLQQLLFYEVSETKRLTSKAYQQLPVFEAITDQEMDQWKAQLLSWEWLTDQEAVHELLGALYQAALPSAQLQELFQWFVSESKRLYRDIFPTDITAPHPVNAWCDIEAWMYQVQRQMYTTVFSPTYSVETNQCILKAVSIIEKELASPLTAQDVALQVNMSRSYFSTCFKDIVGETFHEYVRIARINKAKDYLIYTKEKVGVISEKVGYSDIKYFSKMFRKSTGQLPSEYRKWHKVRLQSVGGD